The sequence CAGATGGAATGTGCAACACTCGAATGTCTCCAATACGTACGctttcacgaacaaaatgaatgTCAATTTCCACATGTTTTGTGCGTTGATGTTGAACATGATCACCAGACATGTAGACAACACTCACATTGTCACAATACACGATAGTAGCACGTCGTAGTGGTATATGTAGCTCAAGAAGTAAATTCCGGAGCCAAGTTGTCTCGGCCACAGCATTGGCCACGccccgatattcagcttcagcactaGAGCGAGAGACAGTTGCCTGACGTTTAGAAGACCAAGAAACAAGGTTGTCACCCAGAAAGATGCAGAAACCAGAGGTTGATCGCCGTGAATCAGGATagcccgcccaatcagcatcGGAGTATGCATGGATGCCAGAAATGGTGGATACAGATAAAAACAACCCATGATTGATAGTGCCCTGGAGGTACCGAAGTATACGCCGAAGCGCCTGCATGTGAGGTTCTCTAGGGTCGTGCATGAATAAACATACCTGTTGAACCGCGTAAGATATATCCGGTCGAGTAAAAGTAAGATACTGTAATGCCCCggccaaacttcggtataaggtAGGATCCTTAAGAGATGGTCCAGAGGTAGCGCTAAGCTTGGAGTTGGTGTCGACCGGAGTGGCTACTGGGTTGCAGGAAGTCATGGAAGCACGAGAAATGATGTCCTTcgtatagagtgactgagataaaaacaGCCCGGAAGATGACCGAGTAGCAGTAATGCCCAAAAAATGATGTAATGAGCCAAGATCAGTCATACAGAACTCTCGTTTCATCATGTCAATAAAACGGGTGAGAAGAACATCAGTGGAGGCAGTgagtatgatatcatcaacatacaataaTAAGTAGGCAGTGTCCTGTCCTGACCAATATATAAATAAAGATGGATCACATACACTACCCTGGAAACCACAACTGATGATGAAAGTCGCAAACCATTGAAACCACGCCCGAGgcgcctgtttgagaccataTAGAGATCTACGTAGTCGACAGACATGATATGGACGGGTAGGATCAGCAAACCCGGAGGTTGATGCATATAAAATTTCTCAGCTAAGTCCCCATGGAGAAAAGCATTCTTGACGTCCAATTGGTGAATGGGCCAAGATCTGGAGGTGGAAATGGTGAGAACTGTGCGAATAGTGGCGGGCTTGACGACCGGACTGAACGTCTCAAAGCAATCAACTCCAATTTGCTGTGATTTACCGTTGGCGACAAGACGGGCTTTGTGACATTGTAATGATCCATCTGCATGAAACTTGTGTCGAAAAAGCCACATGGAGCGAATAACATGAGCACCAGGAGGTCTTGGCACTAGATCCCAAGTGTTAGTTTTCAACATTGCAATGTATTCATCTAGCATGGCTTTCTTCCAGTTTGGGTCCCGAAGGGCATATAGATGAGACTTGGGAAGACGGGAGATTTTGTGTTGGGTTTGAACATGAAGGTTCAACCGGTGAGACGGACGGAAAATTCTGTGGGAAGCCCGAGTTGCCGGGAGGGAAGGAATGGCAGTGGAGCTTCCGGGAGGAAAAGGAGCGACAGACTGTGGAGGGACAGTGGTAGGGGCTATAGACTGTAGGGGGACAGTTGTAAATGTGGATAGGATGATGACGTTGTTGGAGACTCGGTAGTTGGAGGAGTACAGGAAGGAGTAGAAGAATGTGCTGGTGAATTCCGGTCAGTGGAGAGGGGTAGGGAGTTGACGTCCGTGACAGGACTGGGTGAACCGGGAGCAGGTGAATGGAGACGGAAGGGGAGAGGAGATGCAGCGGAAAGAGGAAGCCGATAACGGCGATGAGGTGGGGTATATGGTTGATGGGAAACAGCCTGTCGCTCCTTCTCCTCCCGGAATCTCCACTTCCATTCCTTCCCGCCCGACAACTCGGGCTTCCCACGGAATTTTCCGTCCATCTCAACGGTTGAACCTTCATGTTCAAACCCAACACAAAATCTCCCGTCTTCCCAAGTCTCATCTATATGCCCTTCGGGACCCAAACTGGAAGAAAGCCATGCTAGATGAATACATTGCAATGTTGAAAACTAACACTTGGGATCTAGTGCCAAGACCTCCTGGTGCTCATGTTATTCGCTCCATGTGGCTAGCAATCATGGTCACTACCGAGGAGGATATAGAATCTTCAAACACCAACATTCATAGCAAAAACAGTGAACCAAGTCCATAAAAAATCATTGTTAGCCCTTGAAAATGCCGGGTGAGAACCAAGATGAGCTTTGAAATACTCAACAAAATCCTTCAGAACTTATATCGATCTTCTGATCATCTGAAGACACTTGCAGAACGACCAGTGTGGTTAGGTAAAAAAAATCTAGATCGATCACAATTTTACCAAAGAAGGCGTACTAAAACTTCTAGTATGGATATGAGTCATTTTGCAGTTAACCTTGCCGGCGAAGATGATGCTCACGACAAACGTGAGAGATAAAGGAGCAAGCAACCAACCGACCTCACCACTCTGACTGGCCAGATGACACTGGAAGCTCAAAGTTTCTGATGAATCATCATTCTGAAATCATTTTTGGTCAAGTGCCCCTTGACCCTGATCACATGGGACTCATGAACTTTACTACAGtttactattttgttcataactccTTCATTCTTTATCCCACTAacctcgtttttttttcttcggtGGAATCATATTGTTATCTCGATATGATAAAAGGAACAAACTTTCGATGAAGTTACCACAAATTCGTGACCTATAAAAAACATTGCAGATCCGCTCTACCGTCATTGCAGATCCGCTCTACCGTCACAGATCACTATAATTATTCAATCGAGATACAACTTATCACTCTATGTGGAGAAGCTAAAGCCCTATATGGTCACAAACATAACACGATATAGTGTAAAAAGAGGCTTTAGCTTAAGGAGAAGCTCCATATTAATATCATCCTTATCCGAAGATGCGTCTCATAGTTATCACAAGACGAGATTCGAACCCAGATTACCTGAATGAGATCCGAAACAACGTCATGTTCATGTATGCAACACCTGCTTTGTTCGAAAAAAATCAAACTTTTTATTAAACaggataatgattcaaaaacgaATCTCTCAAACACGCATGCCATGAGCTACTTATTCAAACGACTTCTATCAGTTCCCGCAGTTAAAGCCTCTTCTCTCGAAAAAACCAGGTCGTCAGGATGCCCTGGTGTTAGAGTTAGACGTGTTGACCGAATGACGAGACGCGACACAACCACTTACACCTACCCGGGGTCAAGACACGACTCCCCCACGTGAGAACGTACGGAAAAATAGATATTATTTTTGCCTTCTTTCTTCATGAAAACGTATTTTGTTAGGTGCAAAACATGAAGAATCTTCGAATATAAAATGAGAAAAACTACCATAAATATCCAAGACACATCTCTTTCATCGAAATATTATGAGAACATCTTATTAGATTATGGACGGAAAAACAATATCTATTTTGAGAGTAATAATCATGTCAATAGCCCATTTATTTGGACATTTCACCATGCATGAGTTTTTAATAATCACCTGTTTCTTTTGAAAGAGACTCTTCATTCCAAAATTAAAATGGTGAGCGATATTTCACTCCACGATTTGTGTCGGTCATTATTTTTCTTCTCCTAACATCATCAAGTTTCCCAAAACTAagaattttcttaattttcatgCCCAACGCGTTTTAATTTCTTTCTGTTAGTCATACAGTTCAAATTCTAAAGGGATatatttcttttaaaaaaaataaagagatgCATTCAGCTGAACGGGTTTTGAATTCATTCTACGATTTCCAATCTTCTCACTAAATTAATTCAATCCCTTTTTCCGAGTCATCCATACGAAATCATATTTTTATAGTATTTTTAATGGTGTTGCTAATGGTTCCAAAACCATGAAGGAGGCCTTGACGCGCACCAAATGTCTCCATATGACTATGGTAAGTCAGTAaacctttttattttctgttgtttATAGAGAAAATTTTAGACAAAATTTTGATTCTTTAGGGTGTAGATGGTTTTGTGAtgatttaaataaaataaaataataggcttgttatcgcttgtttttttgttttgtttggttCACATTTACgggggtttactcaataaatacttttctagatTTGTATAGATTCAAAAAGAGTCACGAAAAATAACAATTTTTGGAGAGTTCTACAAAGTTGGAAAAATACTTGCAGAGTTCTGTAGAGTTAGCCTAATTCTTGTAGAGATTTGTAGAGTTCTAAAACGTTATGAAAACAAGATTTCTAGAGAATTGTATAACAACCAAGCATGACAAATCTAGATATTTGTAGAATTCTATAAAATTTATCCTATCAAAAACAATTCTTGAAAAACGTTGATTGCAAATTACATTGAACAACAATCATAATCTATACACTTTAGCCATTAACGGAAATTTTCATTTCAACaaataacaaaaccaaaaaaGTTTGATCGTATCATATGTATGTATCATATatattttgtttatatatataaaaatatatatcgcATTTAGGATATAATTAAAAAATAGCGAGAGAGAAATGGATCTAGAGTATACGTGTAAGCGCTTGCATCAACTtgacataaaaataaataaaatcaaaaaatataaaagataatAATGAAGTTTTAAATTTTTGTAGAAGTCTCCCAAAATTTTTTATTGAGTAAACCCCTGTTAAGCCAAAATAAACAATTATTTTTGCTGATTTTCGGGTTTACTtatcttgttgatgaagttttaaaaaagataaaaaaaaaattatgcacaATTCGTTAATATGTTGGAGTTTAATATTATTTAAATTATTGTTTTTATATCATTGTTGTAGTTTAATAGATAACGTCTttgagattaattttttttttgtaggatttaaaagtttttttttagcaTGTGGAAAAAGATAATGCTGGTGCTACTCAGTATGTACTAATATTAATGTTGATTAGTATTAAGTGATAAATTATATGAACAATGAGATACTTAATTGACTAAACAACTTGATATTTTAGAGATGGTTAACTTGTACACATACTAATTGAAACTTGCTTTTTGTTGCAGGAGACAAGACAACAAAGAAGAAAACACTGAACCTAGAGCCGGTGGAGAAAAAAACACTGAACCTGGAGCCGATGGAGAACAAAACACTGAAGCCGGTGGAGAACAAAACACTGAAGCTAGAGCAGGTGGAACACAAAACATTGAAGCCGTTTCTACCAGGTAGTACTAGTATTACCGTTAAGTGAGAACTCGTATAATACAAACATAGTGGCAAATCATGTCGATCTAACAATCTTGGATTGTGGTTCTTTTGTGACAGGTTTACGGTACCTCAGTGGAAGGCACAAGATTGGATAGATTCATTTACAGTATTGCAAATATCTTCTGCTAATGGAGCTTTTGGCACCACACTTACCTTCGTGGAGCTAGCGGAGCTTTTGGCACCACACTTACCTTCGTCGGTTTTGGTCTTTTTGGCACTAAACCTCCTAGTGACTCCAATATATGTGATGGGGGGACTGGACTGTCCGTGAAGGTAATCTCCTATGCTATTGCTGCTCTTATTTTTTTTCTGGGTTTCCTAATTTTTGGCGATTGCAACTACAATTGGTGTTCGGGGATGGAACCAAGAGGATTTGAGGGAAATAAAGACTAAGCTAAAACGCTCTTTC comes from Papaver somniferum cultivar HN1 chromosome 7, ASM357369v1, whole genome shotgun sequence and encodes:
- the LOC113294458 gene encoding uncharacterized protein LOC113294458, yielding MLDEYIAMLKTNTWDLVPRPPGAHVIRSMWLFRHKFHADGSLQCHKARLVANGQDTAYLLLYVDDIILTASTDVLLTRFIDMMKREFCMTDLGSLHHFLGITATRSSSGLFLSQSLYTKDIISRASMTSCNPVATPVDTNSKLSATSGPSLKDPTLYRSLAGALQYLTFTRPDISYAVQQVCLFMHDPREPHMQALRRILRYLQGTINHGLFLSVSTISGIHAYSDADWAGYPDSRRSTSGFCIFLGDNLVSWSSKRQATVSRSSAEAEYRGVANAVAETTWLRNLLLELHIPLRRATIVYCDNVSVVYMSGDHVQHQRTKHVEIDIHFVRESVRIGDIRVLHIPSENQYVDIFTKGLPRQLFIRFRTSLSVNGDGRGEEMQRKEEADNGDEVGYMVDGKHEMQVVKY